In Esox lucius isolate fEsoLuc1 chromosome 6, fEsoLuc1.pri, whole genome shotgun sequence, the following proteins share a genomic window:
- the exoc7 gene encoding exocyst complex component 7 isoform X4 translates to MIPTEDASVRKREIEEKLKQEQETLSFIRENMEKSDQLTKGMVSILSSFESRLMQLENSIIPVHKQTENLQRLQENVEKTLSCMDHVISYYHVAKDTDKIIKEGPTGRLDEYLACIAKIQKAVEYFQDNNPDSPELNTVKARFEKGKELLEAEFRSLLTRYSKPVPPVLILDAITVDEELEVQEEVILEHLPEAVLQDIICISGWLVEYGRNQDFMNVYFQIRSNQLDRSIKGLKDHFRKNSASSGILYSPAVQTKRKDTPTKKVPKRPGTIRKAQNLLKQYSQHGLDGKKGGSNLSPAEGHDHDQRVKHLSDALADKHGPTTGKDDVLDIEIDSYIHCISAFVKLAQSEYALLTEIIPEHHQKKTFDSLIQEALDNLMLEGDNIVSAARRAIIRHDYSAVLTIFPILRHLKQTKADFDSTLQGTAASTKNKLPTLITSMETVGAKALEEFADSIKNDPDKEYNMPKDGTVHELTSNAILFLQQLLDFQETAGAMLASQETSSSASSYSSEFSRRLLSSYICKVLGNLQLNLLSKSKVYEDSALSAVFLHNNYNYILKSLEKSELIQLVTVTQKKAESSYQELILQQIQVYQRSWQKVTEHIMDRNMPSFQPGTKLKDKERQMIKEKFKGFNDGLEELCKIQKVWAIPDKEQRDAIRQAQRRMVSEAYRAFLQRYVNISFTKNPEKYYKYRPEQVEEMIDRLFDTSA, encoded by the exons ATGATCCCGACCGAGGATGCATCCGTAAggaagagggagatagaggaaaAACTAAAGCAG gaacaggaaaccctgtcaTTCATCCGAGAAAATATGGAGAAGAGTGATCAGCTGACTAAAGGAATG GTGTCCATCCTGTCGTCGTTCGAGAGTCGCCTGATGCAGCTGGAGAACTCGATCATACCGGTTCATAAGCAGACGGAGAACCTCCAGAGGCTTCAGGAGAACGTAGAGAAGACTCTGTCCTGCATGGATCATGTGATCAGCTACTACCACGTTGCCAAGGACACCGACAAGATCATCAAAGAGGG ACCGACGGGCAGACTGGATGAATACCTGGCCTGCATCGCCAAGATCCAGAAAGCCGTGGAATATTTCCAGGACAACAACCCTGACAGCCCCGAGCTCAACACTGTG AAAGCTCGTTTTGAAAAGGGCAAGGAGCTTCTGGAGGCAGAGTTCCGCAGCCTGTTGACACGCTACAGTAAACCCGTGCCCCCGGTCCTCATCCTAGATGCCATCACCGTAGACGAGGAGCTGGAGGTCCAGGAGGAGGTGATTCTGGAACATCTCCCTGAGGCCGTGCTCCAGGACATCATCTGCATCTCTGGCTGGCTGGTGGAGTATGGACGCAACCAGG ACTTCATGAACGTGTATTTCCAGATCCGCTCCAACCAGCTGGATCGTTCCATCAAGGGCCTGAAGGATCATTTCCGGAAGAATTCCGCCTCCTCTGGCATTCTCTACTCCCCCGCCGTCCAGACCAAGCGCAAGGATACGCCTACCAAGAAGGTTCCCAAGCGACCCG GGACCATACGCAAGGCCCAGAACCTTCTCAAACAGTACTCTCAGCATGGGCTGGATGGGAAAAAGGGGGGCTCTAACCTCAGTCCTGCGGAAG GTCACGATCATGACCAGCGGGTGAAACACCTGTCAGACGCCCTGGCCGACAAGCACGGGCCAACCACAG GGAAGGACGACGTCCTGGACATAGAGATCGACTCGTACATTCACTGCATCAGTGCTTTTGTGAAGCTGGCCCAGAGCGAGTATGCCCTGCTGACGGAGATCATCCCCGAACACCACCAGAAGAAGACCTTTGACTCACTCATACAG GAAGCCCTGGACAACCTGATGCTGGAAGGAGACAACATTGTTTCAGCAGCGCGGCGGGCCATCATCAGACACGACTACTCAGCTGTCCTCACAATCTTCCCCATCCTCCGGCACCTGAAACAGACCAAGGCAGACTTCGACTCCACACTACAG GGCACCGCTGCCAGCACCAAGAACAAGCTGCCCACTCTCATCACATCAATGGAGACTGTCGGAGCTAAAGCGCTGGAGGAGTTTGCAGACAGCATCAAG AACGATCCTGACAAGGAGTACAATATGCCAAAGGATGGAACAGTTCATGAGCTCACCAGCAAT gccATTCTGTTCCTTCAGCAGCTGCTGGACTTCCAGGAGACAGCCGGGGCCATGTTGGCCTCTCAAG AGACCAGCTCGTCGGCTAGCAGTTACAGCTCTGAATTCAGCAGAAGACTCCTCAGCTCCTACATAT GTAAAGTGCTGGGGAACCTACAGCTGAATCTGCTTAGTAAATCCAAGGTGTACGAGGACTCTGCTCTGAGCGCTGTCTTTCTCCacaacaactacaactacatCCTGAAGTCACTGGAGAA gTCAGAGCTGATTCAACTGGTGACAGTAACTCAGAAGAAGGCTGAGAGTTCCTACCAGGAGCTCATTTTGCAGCAGATCCAGGTGTACCAACGCAG ctGGCAGAAGGTCACAGAGCACATCATGGACCGGAACATGCCTTCCTTCCAACCAGGGACCAAG CTGAAAGACAAAGAGCGCCAGATGATCAAAGAGAAGTTCAAG GGCTTCAACGACGGTCTGGAGGAGCTGTGTAAGATCCAGAAGGTGTGGGCCATCCCGGACAAGGAGCAGAGAGACGCCATCCGCCAAGCCCAGAGGCGAATGGTTTCGGAGGCCTACAGGGCTTTCCTGCAAAG ATATGTCAACATTTCATTCACCAAAAACCCTGAGAAGTATTACAAGTACCGCCCAGAGCAGGTGGAGGAGATGATTGACAGGCTATTTGACACATCCGCCTGA
- the exoc7 gene encoding exocyst complex component 7 isoform X10 encodes MIPTEDASVRKREIEEKLKQEQETLSFIRENMEKSDQLTKGMVSILSSFESRLMQLENSIIPVHKQTENLQRLQENVEKTLSCMDHVISYYHVAKDTDKIIKEGPTGRLDEYLACIAKIQKAVEYFQDNNPDSPELNTVKARFEKGKELLEAEFRSLLTRYSKPVPPVLILDAITVDEELEVQEEVILEHLPEAVLQDIICISGWLVEYGRNQDFMNVYFQIRSNQLDRSIKGLKDHFRKNSASSGILYSPAVQTKRKDTPTKKVPKRPGTIRKAQNLLKQYSQHGLDGKKGGSNLSPAEGKDDVLDIEIDSYIHCISAFVKLAQSEYALLTEIIPEHHQKKTFDSLIQEALDNLMLEGDNIVSAARRAIIRHDYSAVLTIFPILRHLKQTKADFDSTLQGTAASTKNKLPTLITSMETVGAKALEEFADSIKNDPDKEYNMPKDGTVHELTSNAILFLQQLLDFQETAGAMLASQETSSSASSYSSEFSRRLLSSYICKVLGNLQLNLLSKSKVYEDSALSAVFLHNNYNYILKSLEKSELIQLVTVTQKKAESSYQELILQQIQVYQRSWQKVTEHIMDRNMPSFQPGTKLKDKERQMIKEKFKGFNDGLEELCKIQKVWAIPDKEQRDAIRQAQRRMVSEAYRAFLQRYVNISFTKNPEKYYKYRPEQVEEMIDRLFDTSA; translated from the exons ATGATCCCGACCGAGGATGCATCCGTAAggaagagggagatagaggaaaAACTAAAGCAG gaacaggaaaccctgtcaTTCATCCGAGAAAATATGGAGAAGAGTGATCAGCTGACTAAAGGAATG GTGTCCATCCTGTCGTCGTTCGAGAGTCGCCTGATGCAGCTGGAGAACTCGATCATACCGGTTCATAAGCAGACGGAGAACCTCCAGAGGCTTCAGGAGAACGTAGAGAAGACTCTGTCCTGCATGGATCATGTGATCAGCTACTACCACGTTGCCAAGGACACCGACAAGATCATCAAAGAGGG ACCGACGGGCAGACTGGATGAATACCTGGCCTGCATCGCCAAGATCCAGAAAGCCGTGGAATATTTCCAGGACAACAACCCTGACAGCCCCGAGCTCAACACTGTG AAAGCTCGTTTTGAAAAGGGCAAGGAGCTTCTGGAGGCAGAGTTCCGCAGCCTGTTGACACGCTACAGTAAACCCGTGCCCCCGGTCCTCATCCTAGATGCCATCACCGTAGACGAGGAGCTGGAGGTCCAGGAGGAGGTGATTCTGGAACATCTCCCTGAGGCCGTGCTCCAGGACATCATCTGCATCTCTGGCTGGCTGGTGGAGTATGGACGCAACCAGG ACTTCATGAACGTGTATTTCCAGATCCGCTCCAACCAGCTGGATCGTTCCATCAAGGGCCTGAAGGATCATTTCCGGAAGAATTCCGCCTCCTCTGGCATTCTCTACTCCCCCGCCGTCCAGACCAAGCGCAAGGATACGCCTACCAAGAAGGTTCCCAAGCGACCCG GGACCATACGCAAGGCCCAGAACCTTCTCAAACAGTACTCTCAGCATGGGCTGGATGGGAAAAAGGGGGGCTCTAACCTCAGTCCTGCGGAAG GGAAGGACGACGTCCTGGACATAGAGATCGACTCGTACATTCACTGCATCAGTGCTTTTGTGAAGCTGGCCCAGAGCGAGTATGCCCTGCTGACGGAGATCATCCCCGAACACCACCAGAAGAAGACCTTTGACTCACTCATACAG GAAGCCCTGGACAACCTGATGCTGGAAGGAGACAACATTGTTTCAGCAGCGCGGCGGGCCATCATCAGACACGACTACTCAGCTGTCCTCACAATCTTCCCCATCCTCCGGCACCTGAAACAGACCAAGGCAGACTTCGACTCCACACTACAG GGCACCGCTGCCAGCACCAAGAACAAGCTGCCCACTCTCATCACATCAATGGAGACTGTCGGAGCTAAAGCGCTGGAGGAGTTTGCAGACAGCATCAAG AACGATCCTGACAAGGAGTACAATATGCCAAAGGATGGAACAGTTCATGAGCTCACCAGCAAT gccATTCTGTTCCTTCAGCAGCTGCTGGACTTCCAGGAGACAGCCGGGGCCATGTTGGCCTCTCAAG AGACCAGCTCGTCGGCTAGCAGTTACAGCTCTGAATTCAGCAGAAGACTCCTCAGCTCCTACATAT GTAAAGTGCTGGGGAACCTACAGCTGAATCTGCTTAGTAAATCCAAGGTGTACGAGGACTCTGCTCTGAGCGCTGTCTTTCTCCacaacaactacaactacatCCTGAAGTCACTGGAGAA gTCAGAGCTGATTCAACTGGTGACAGTAACTCAGAAGAAGGCTGAGAGTTCCTACCAGGAGCTCATTTTGCAGCAGATCCAGGTGTACCAACGCAG ctGGCAGAAGGTCACAGAGCACATCATGGACCGGAACATGCCTTCCTTCCAACCAGGGACCAAG CTGAAAGACAAAGAGCGCCAGATGATCAAAGAGAAGTTCAAG GGCTTCAACGACGGTCTGGAGGAGCTGTGTAAGATCCAGAAGGTGTGGGCCATCCCGGACAAGGAGCAGAGAGACGCCATCCGCCAAGCCCAGAGGCGAATGGTTTCGGAGGCCTACAGGGCTTTCCTGCAAAG ATATGTCAACATTTCATTCACCAAAAACCCTGAGAAGTATTACAAGTACCGCCCAGAGCAGGTGGAGGAGATGATTGACAGGCTATTTGACACATCCGCCTGA
- the exoc7 gene encoding exocyst complex component 7 isoform X9, translated as MIPTEDASVRKREIEEKLKQEQETLSFIRENMEKSDQLTKGMVSILSSFESRLMQLENSIIPVHKQTENLQRLQENVEKTLSCMDHVISYYHVAKDTDKIIKEGPTGRLDEYLACIAKIQKAVEYFQDNNPDSPELNTVKARFEKGKELLEAEFRSLLTRYSKPVPPVLILDAITVDEELEVQEEVILEHLPEAVLQDIICISGWLVEYGRNQDFMNVYFQIRSNQLDRSIKGLKDHFRKNSASSGILYSPAVQTKRKDTPTKKVPKRPVYIPGTIRKAQNLLKQYSQHGLDGKKGGSNLSPAEGKDDVLDIEIDSYIHCISAFVKLAQSEYALLTEIIPEHHQKKTFDSLIQEALDNLMLEGDNIVSAARRAIIRHDYSAVLTIFPILRHLKQTKADFDSTLQGTAASTKNKLPTLITSMETVGAKALEEFADSIKNDPDKEYNMPKDGTVHELTSNAILFLQQLLDFQETAGAMLASQETSSSASSYSSEFSRRLLSSYICKVLGNLQLNLLSKSKVYEDSALSAVFLHNNYNYILKSLEKSELIQLVTVTQKKAESSYQELILQQIQVYQRSWQKVTEHIMDRNMPSFQPGTKLKDKERQMIKEKFKGFNDGLEELCKIQKVWAIPDKEQRDAIRQAQRRMVSEAYRAFLQRYVNISFTKNPEKYYKYRPEQVEEMIDRLFDTSA; from the exons ATGATCCCGACCGAGGATGCATCCGTAAggaagagggagatagaggaaaAACTAAAGCAG gaacaggaaaccctgtcaTTCATCCGAGAAAATATGGAGAAGAGTGATCAGCTGACTAAAGGAATG GTGTCCATCCTGTCGTCGTTCGAGAGTCGCCTGATGCAGCTGGAGAACTCGATCATACCGGTTCATAAGCAGACGGAGAACCTCCAGAGGCTTCAGGAGAACGTAGAGAAGACTCTGTCCTGCATGGATCATGTGATCAGCTACTACCACGTTGCCAAGGACACCGACAAGATCATCAAAGAGGG ACCGACGGGCAGACTGGATGAATACCTGGCCTGCATCGCCAAGATCCAGAAAGCCGTGGAATATTTCCAGGACAACAACCCTGACAGCCCCGAGCTCAACACTGTG AAAGCTCGTTTTGAAAAGGGCAAGGAGCTTCTGGAGGCAGAGTTCCGCAGCCTGTTGACACGCTACAGTAAACCCGTGCCCCCGGTCCTCATCCTAGATGCCATCACCGTAGACGAGGAGCTGGAGGTCCAGGAGGAGGTGATTCTGGAACATCTCCCTGAGGCCGTGCTCCAGGACATCATCTGCATCTCTGGCTGGCTGGTGGAGTATGGACGCAACCAGG ACTTCATGAACGTGTATTTCCAGATCCGCTCCAACCAGCTGGATCGTTCCATCAAGGGCCTGAAGGATCATTTCCGGAAGAATTCCGCCTCCTCTGGCATTCTCTACTCCCCCGCCGTCCAGACCAAGCGCAAGGATACGCCTACCAAGAAGGTTCCCAAGCGACCCG tctACATTCCAG GGACCATACGCAAGGCCCAGAACCTTCTCAAACAGTACTCTCAGCATGGGCTGGATGGGAAAAAGGGGGGCTCTAACCTCAGTCCTGCGGAAG GGAAGGACGACGTCCTGGACATAGAGATCGACTCGTACATTCACTGCATCAGTGCTTTTGTGAAGCTGGCCCAGAGCGAGTATGCCCTGCTGACGGAGATCATCCCCGAACACCACCAGAAGAAGACCTTTGACTCACTCATACAG GAAGCCCTGGACAACCTGATGCTGGAAGGAGACAACATTGTTTCAGCAGCGCGGCGGGCCATCATCAGACACGACTACTCAGCTGTCCTCACAATCTTCCCCATCCTCCGGCACCTGAAACAGACCAAGGCAGACTTCGACTCCACACTACAG GGCACCGCTGCCAGCACCAAGAACAAGCTGCCCACTCTCATCACATCAATGGAGACTGTCGGAGCTAAAGCGCTGGAGGAGTTTGCAGACAGCATCAAG AACGATCCTGACAAGGAGTACAATATGCCAAAGGATGGAACAGTTCATGAGCTCACCAGCAAT gccATTCTGTTCCTTCAGCAGCTGCTGGACTTCCAGGAGACAGCCGGGGCCATGTTGGCCTCTCAAG AGACCAGCTCGTCGGCTAGCAGTTACAGCTCTGAATTCAGCAGAAGACTCCTCAGCTCCTACATAT GTAAAGTGCTGGGGAACCTACAGCTGAATCTGCTTAGTAAATCCAAGGTGTACGAGGACTCTGCTCTGAGCGCTGTCTTTCTCCacaacaactacaactacatCCTGAAGTCACTGGAGAA gTCAGAGCTGATTCAACTGGTGACAGTAACTCAGAAGAAGGCTGAGAGTTCCTACCAGGAGCTCATTTTGCAGCAGATCCAGGTGTACCAACGCAG ctGGCAGAAGGTCACAGAGCACATCATGGACCGGAACATGCCTTCCTTCCAACCAGGGACCAAG CTGAAAGACAAAGAGCGCCAGATGATCAAAGAGAAGTTCAAG GGCTTCAACGACGGTCTGGAGGAGCTGTGTAAGATCCAGAAGGTGTGGGCCATCCCGGACAAGGAGCAGAGAGACGCCATCCGCCAAGCCCAGAGGCGAATGGTTTCGGAGGCCTACAGGGCTTTCCTGCAAAG ATATGTCAACATTTCATTCACCAAAAACCCTGAGAAGTATTACAAGTACCGCCCAGAGCAGGTGGAGGAGATGATTGACAGGCTATTTGACACATCCGCCTGA
- the exoc7 gene encoding exocyst complex component 7 isoform X13, which yields MIPTEDASVRKREIEEKLKQEQETLSFIRENMEKSDQLTKGMVSILSSFESRLMQLENSIIPVHKQTENLQRLQENVEKTLSCMDHVISYYHVAKDTDKIIKEGPTGRLDEYLACIAKIQKAVEYFQDNNPDSPELNTVKARFEKGKELLEAEFRSLLTRYSKPVPPVLILDAITVDEELEVQEEVILEHLPEAVLQDIICISGWLVEYGRNQDFMNVYFQIRSNQLDRSIKGLKDHFRKNSASSGILYSPAVQTKRKDTPTKKVPKRPGKDDVLDIEIDSYIHCISAFVKLAQSEYALLTEIIPEHHQKKTFDSLIQEALDNLMLEGDNIVSAARRAIIRHDYSAVLTIFPILRHLKQTKADFDSTLQGTAASTKNKLPTLITSMETVGAKALEEFADSIKNDPDKEYNMPKDGTVHELTSNAILFLQQLLDFQETAGAMLASQETSSSASSYSSEFSRRLLSSYICKVLGNLQLNLLSKSKVYEDSALSAVFLHNNYNYILKSLEKSELIQLVTVTQKKAESSYQELILQQIQVYQRSWQKVTEHIMDRNMPSFQPGTKLKDKERQMIKEKFKGFNDGLEELCKIQKVWAIPDKEQRDAIRQAQRRMVSEAYRAFLQRYVNISFTKNPEKYYKYRPEQVEEMIDRLFDTSA from the exons ATGATCCCGACCGAGGATGCATCCGTAAggaagagggagatagaggaaaAACTAAAGCAG gaacaggaaaccctgtcaTTCATCCGAGAAAATATGGAGAAGAGTGATCAGCTGACTAAAGGAATG GTGTCCATCCTGTCGTCGTTCGAGAGTCGCCTGATGCAGCTGGAGAACTCGATCATACCGGTTCATAAGCAGACGGAGAACCTCCAGAGGCTTCAGGAGAACGTAGAGAAGACTCTGTCCTGCATGGATCATGTGATCAGCTACTACCACGTTGCCAAGGACACCGACAAGATCATCAAAGAGGG ACCGACGGGCAGACTGGATGAATACCTGGCCTGCATCGCCAAGATCCAGAAAGCCGTGGAATATTTCCAGGACAACAACCCTGACAGCCCCGAGCTCAACACTGTG AAAGCTCGTTTTGAAAAGGGCAAGGAGCTTCTGGAGGCAGAGTTCCGCAGCCTGTTGACACGCTACAGTAAACCCGTGCCCCCGGTCCTCATCCTAGATGCCATCACCGTAGACGAGGAGCTGGAGGTCCAGGAGGAGGTGATTCTGGAACATCTCCCTGAGGCCGTGCTCCAGGACATCATCTGCATCTCTGGCTGGCTGGTGGAGTATGGACGCAACCAGG ACTTCATGAACGTGTATTTCCAGATCCGCTCCAACCAGCTGGATCGTTCCATCAAGGGCCTGAAGGATCATTTCCGGAAGAATTCCGCCTCCTCTGGCATTCTCTACTCCCCCGCCGTCCAGACCAAGCGCAAGGATACGCCTACCAAGAAGGTTCCCAAGCGACCCG GGAAGGACGACGTCCTGGACATAGAGATCGACTCGTACATTCACTGCATCAGTGCTTTTGTGAAGCTGGCCCAGAGCGAGTATGCCCTGCTGACGGAGATCATCCCCGAACACCACCAGAAGAAGACCTTTGACTCACTCATACAG GAAGCCCTGGACAACCTGATGCTGGAAGGAGACAACATTGTTTCAGCAGCGCGGCGGGCCATCATCAGACACGACTACTCAGCTGTCCTCACAATCTTCCCCATCCTCCGGCACCTGAAACAGACCAAGGCAGACTTCGACTCCACACTACAG GGCACCGCTGCCAGCACCAAGAACAAGCTGCCCACTCTCATCACATCAATGGAGACTGTCGGAGCTAAAGCGCTGGAGGAGTTTGCAGACAGCATCAAG AACGATCCTGACAAGGAGTACAATATGCCAAAGGATGGAACAGTTCATGAGCTCACCAGCAAT gccATTCTGTTCCTTCAGCAGCTGCTGGACTTCCAGGAGACAGCCGGGGCCATGTTGGCCTCTCAAG AGACCAGCTCGTCGGCTAGCAGTTACAGCTCTGAATTCAGCAGAAGACTCCTCAGCTCCTACATAT GTAAAGTGCTGGGGAACCTACAGCTGAATCTGCTTAGTAAATCCAAGGTGTACGAGGACTCTGCTCTGAGCGCTGTCTTTCTCCacaacaactacaactacatCCTGAAGTCACTGGAGAA gTCAGAGCTGATTCAACTGGTGACAGTAACTCAGAAGAAGGCTGAGAGTTCCTACCAGGAGCTCATTTTGCAGCAGATCCAGGTGTACCAACGCAG ctGGCAGAAGGTCACAGAGCACATCATGGACCGGAACATGCCTTCCTTCCAACCAGGGACCAAG CTGAAAGACAAAGAGCGCCAGATGATCAAAGAGAAGTTCAAG GGCTTCAACGACGGTCTGGAGGAGCTGTGTAAGATCCAGAAGGTGTGGGCCATCCCGGACAAGGAGCAGAGAGACGCCATCCGCCAAGCCCAGAGGCGAATGGTTTCGGAGGCCTACAGGGCTTTCCTGCAAAG ATATGTCAACATTTCATTCACCAAAAACCCTGAGAAGTATTACAAGTACCGCCCAGAGCAGGTGGAGGAGATGATTGACAGGCTATTTGACACATCCGCCTGA
- the exoc7 gene encoding exocyst complex component 7 isoform X5, which yields MIPTEDASVRKREIEEKLKQEQETLSFIRENMEKSDQLTKGMVSILSSFESRLMQLENSIIPVHKQTENLQRLQENVEKTLSCMDHVISYYHVAKDTDKIIKEGPTGRLDEYLACIAKIQKAVEYFQDNNPDSPELNTVKARFEKGKELLEAEFRSLLTRYSKPVPPVLILDAITVDEELEVQEEVILEHLPEAVLQDIICISGWLVEYGRNQDFMNVYFQIRSNQLDRSIKGLKDHFRKNSASSGILYSPAVQTKRKDTPTKKVPKRPVYIPGTIRKAQNLLKQYSQHGLDGKKGGSNLSPAEGKDDVLDIEIDSYIHCISAFVKLAQSEYALLTEIIPEHHQKKTFDSLIQEALDNLMLEGDNIVSAARRAIIRHDYSAVLTIFPILRHLKQTKADFDSTLQGTAASTKNKLPTLITSMETVGAKALEEFADSIKNDPDKEYNMPKDGTVHELTSNAILFLQQLLDFQETAGAMLASQVLGDTYNIPLDPRETSSSASSYSSEFSRRLLSSYICKVLGNLQLNLLSKSKVYEDSALSAVFLHNNYNYILKSLEKSELIQLVTVTQKKAESSYQELILQQIQVYQRSWQKVTEHIMDRNMPSFQPGTKLKDKERQMIKEKFKGFNDGLEELCKIQKVWAIPDKEQRDAIRQAQRRMVSEAYRAFLQRYVNISFTKNPEKYYKYRPEQVEEMIDRLFDTSA from the exons ATGATCCCGACCGAGGATGCATCCGTAAggaagagggagatagaggaaaAACTAAAGCAG gaacaggaaaccctgtcaTTCATCCGAGAAAATATGGAGAAGAGTGATCAGCTGACTAAAGGAATG GTGTCCATCCTGTCGTCGTTCGAGAGTCGCCTGATGCAGCTGGAGAACTCGATCATACCGGTTCATAAGCAGACGGAGAACCTCCAGAGGCTTCAGGAGAACGTAGAGAAGACTCTGTCCTGCATGGATCATGTGATCAGCTACTACCACGTTGCCAAGGACACCGACAAGATCATCAAAGAGGG ACCGACGGGCAGACTGGATGAATACCTGGCCTGCATCGCCAAGATCCAGAAAGCCGTGGAATATTTCCAGGACAACAACCCTGACAGCCCCGAGCTCAACACTGTG AAAGCTCGTTTTGAAAAGGGCAAGGAGCTTCTGGAGGCAGAGTTCCGCAGCCTGTTGACACGCTACAGTAAACCCGTGCCCCCGGTCCTCATCCTAGATGCCATCACCGTAGACGAGGAGCTGGAGGTCCAGGAGGAGGTGATTCTGGAACATCTCCCTGAGGCCGTGCTCCAGGACATCATCTGCATCTCTGGCTGGCTGGTGGAGTATGGACGCAACCAGG ACTTCATGAACGTGTATTTCCAGATCCGCTCCAACCAGCTGGATCGTTCCATCAAGGGCCTGAAGGATCATTTCCGGAAGAATTCCGCCTCCTCTGGCATTCTCTACTCCCCCGCCGTCCAGACCAAGCGCAAGGATACGCCTACCAAGAAGGTTCCCAAGCGACCCG tctACATTCCAG GGACCATACGCAAGGCCCAGAACCTTCTCAAACAGTACTCTCAGCATGGGCTGGATGGGAAAAAGGGGGGCTCTAACCTCAGTCCTGCGGAAG GGAAGGACGACGTCCTGGACATAGAGATCGACTCGTACATTCACTGCATCAGTGCTTTTGTGAAGCTGGCCCAGAGCGAGTATGCCCTGCTGACGGAGATCATCCCCGAACACCACCAGAAGAAGACCTTTGACTCACTCATACAG GAAGCCCTGGACAACCTGATGCTGGAAGGAGACAACATTGTTTCAGCAGCGCGGCGGGCCATCATCAGACACGACTACTCAGCTGTCCTCACAATCTTCCCCATCCTCCGGCACCTGAAACAGACCAAGGCAGACTTCGACTCCACACTACAG GGCACCGCTGCCAGCACCAAGAACAAGCTGCCCACTCTCATCACATCAATGGAGACTGTCGGAGCTAAAGCGCTGGAGGAGTTTGCAGACAGCATCAAG AACGATCCTGACAAGGAGTACAATATGCCAAAGGATGGAACAGTTCATGAGCTCACCAGCAAT gccATTCTGTTCCTTCAGCAGCTGCTGGACTTCCAGGAGACAGCCGGGGCCATGTTGGCCTCTCAAG TACTGGGGGACACTTACAATATCCCTTTAGACCCCCGAG AGACCAGCTCGTCGGCTAGCAGTTACAGCTCTGAATTCAGCAGAAGACTCCTCAGCTCCTACATAT GTAAAGTGCTGGGGAACCTACAGCTGAATCTGCTTAGTAAATCCAAGGTGTACGAGGACTCTGCTCTGAGCGCTGTCTTTCTCCacaacaactacaactacatCCTGAAGTCACTGGAGAA gTCAGAGCTGATTCAACTGGTGACAGTAACTCAGAAGAAGGCTGAGAGTTCCTACCAGGAGCTCATTTTGCAGCAGATCCAGGTGTACCAACGCAG ctGGCAGAAGGTCACAGAGCACATCATGGACCGGAACATGCCTTCCTTCCAACCAGGGACCAAG CTGAAAGACAAAGAGCGCCAGATGATCAAAGAGAAGTTCAAG GGCTTCAACGACGGTCTGGAGGAGCTGTGTAAGATCCAGAAGGTGTGGGCCATCCCGGACAAGGAGCAGAGAGACGCCATCCGCCAAGCCCAGAGGCGAATGGTTTCGGAGGCCTACAGGGCTTTCCTGCAAAG ATATGTCAACATTTCATTCACCAAAAACCCTGAGAAGTATTACAAGTACCGCCCAGAGCAGGTGGAGGAGATGATTGACAGGCTATTTGACACATCCGCCTGA